The window ACAGGTAAACAAGTCTGGCCGGGTACTGGGTGTTGTTCCTTGATCTTGATCACTGCCTGCATTTGGTCCTCTGTACTTTCACCTGCTGAGCTCCCAGCACGAACATCACTATTCCTGTGACTGTTTTAACGCCCAGATGCTGTTCTTCTCTGAGGTTGTGATATTCTTGTGTATCCTACGTACCTATATGGTACAGTATGTGGATGGTAAAGTATGTGGGAGTTGTTTTCTCAATGTTCGCAGGCTCCACCTTTTTATAGACACCGTAACTTGTGCGTATGGGACACCGTATGTTCCGTTATCAGACATGGAAACTCCACTGATCCTGCTTTTATTCTCCACCAATATCCCTCACTCCGctgagttccccccccccccccctgcacttctcgGCTGATCCTGCTGCACCTTATAgctcttacctccccccccccatactctcAGCTGTTCCTGCTGCACCTTATAGTgcttaccttccccccccccatactctcAGCTGTTCCTGCTGCACCTTATAGCACTTACCTTTCCCTCATACTCTCAGCTGTTCCTGCTGCACCTTATAGCACTTACCTTCCCCTCATACTCTCAGCTGTTCCTGCTGCACCTTATAGCACTTACCTTCCCCTCATACTCTCAGCTGTTCCTGCTGCACTCTTCCACCATGCAGAACTTCACTCTCCCTATGTTTCATTTCAGGCAGAGTTTACTGCGATGCGGGATCAGTACATGAGGGCCGGCGAAGGCTTCATTATCTGTTATTCCATCACCGACCGCCGCAGCTTTCATGAAGTGCGAGAGTTCAAACAGCTCATCTACCGCGTGCGCCGGACGGACGACACCCCTGTAGTGCTAGTTGGGAATAAGTCTGATCTTAAACGCCTTCGGCAGGTGAGAACCACTCCGATTGTGACATGAGACACTGGATATGGTAAACGAGAAATGTTAAGAACGAAATTCCTTTGTGTACTGCAATGGAGACAGCATCTACAGACAATATATGTTCCAACCCCTGATCTAAGATTGGGCAGCAAAGAAACGTTCCTGTCATTGCACACTCTCCTCTGGGTTTCATTTGATTAAACTCTTTAAGTTTTAGCATGTAATGAAAAAACAATCAGAGGGAAAGGTAGGGGTGTGGAAAAGAACATCTAATCGGGAGTATATCCATTATAGCAAGGCAGAAAAAGAGGATAATAATACAAAAAGACCCCACAAAAGGACATAAACTATTCATTTTCTCTGGGTTTATTACACCCTTTGTCTAACTCTCTTCTTCAGCTGCATTAACAGAAAATTGGGAAATCTTCACAACTAATTGTAATCATTATTTTAAAGCCCCTGTCCCAATCACGTAAAATGAAGCTGTCCCTATTAATATCAGTGTTTGGGCAATACTGCTTAAACATTACAGTACACAAGAACTTTGCCAGGAACATTGTAAGAACAGAGATGAGGCAATAGATGGCATGTCTTTAGGAGATCTGATGATGGGgtgtattattgtatttatacctttctgcaatattttttttccttttgactGCTTTTTAACTGCAGAATCCCTGTGTCCCCTAAATAAATTATAATACTCCAGCCACGGAATATGAATCGCCACATGCTCTGGGCATATGAGGTGTTCCGGGGACTATAATTCTGCTCTGATGTTACAGGTCTCCAAAGAAGAGGGCACGTCTCTTGCGCGGGAATTCAGCTGCCCGTTCTTTGAAACTTCAGCCGCTTTCCGTTACTACATTGACGACATATTCCATGCGCTGGTGCGTGAGATCCGCAGGAAGGAAAGGGAAGCAGCACTGGCAAACGAGAGGAAATTCAAACCACGCTCCAGCATCTGGAAGCGCTTAAAGTCTCCTTTCGGGAAGAAGAAGAAAGACTCAGTCACTTGAAACGTCATAGGCCGGATAGACACAAGGCCTGAATTTTCAGAGCAAAGGGATCAGTCAGTGACTTGAACTCCTGAGCATTTTCATTTCTTGCTTCCTCTCCTCTGTGACACCAGAGACCTGGAGAATTCATAACCTGAGGAGTTACCTTTATGTAAGGGTTTCAGACGTTTGCTACAGTCAGATCGCATCTGCTCATGATGAATGCACAAAGCTCTGAGATaggatgtacatatatatattttatgctgaGGCTGCACTGGAATTATTTACAGATTTATACGTTCCTTCATAGCTACTTCCTTACAGCAGACTGTATGTAAGTGCCTTTTTTATCGGGTGTTATAACCCGCTTTACTAATACGGCTGTATGAGGTATAAAATCCTGCACATTCACTAACTGTTCCAAAAAACACAATCTTATACTCGTGTCCTCCGGAAGGGCCCATACAGCCTGCTGAATTTAGCTGCACAATAATGGAAGGAATTAGCTGAGCCTTCCAGTCTGTTGTGACCTCGGAGTTGACAAGAATCCAGGTATATAGGTTACAAATCTTGTGCATGGTGAAAGGATCCTGGCTCACACACATTAGCCTGTTGCTGCTCACACGTGGGCGTGCCCTGTGTAATACTTGAAAGCAGCCCATCTGCAGGCACATGCTGAGACTTACTAACCTCTAGTACAGGCCTGTGCACCCCGATCTGCATTAACGGCCATGGACTTGCTGTTAATGTGGTATTGTGGTGCGATAACACGTCTCTGGGGTTACTGAATCTCCCACTTTGCTCTAATCATATGTTAACAAAAGGCGCCTTCCCCTATGTTATATCTGCAGCAGCACCGCCTCATGTCTgacctctcttacacacacacacacacacacacacacacacacacacacacacacactctcttacacacacacactctcttacacacacacactctcttacacacacacactctctcttacacacacacacacacactcttacacacacacactctcttacacacacacacacactcttacacacagacacacagtgtgcctgtgtgtgaccGGCCGCATGGACAGTGAGTGAGCTATGAACACTATGCAAAGGGTTTATTACAGGTATATTTAAGCGTATACAAACAGAAATAAGTAGAGCTGCACTCAAGCAGCGTAATCCAGTACAGCTAAATGAGGAAGCTGTGTCTGCTACAGGAGGAAGAATGTGCTGGCTGAAGCATTGAATCAGAGTTAGTGATATGCAGATGTGAAAGGATGGAAGCATTGAACAGGTTAACCTGAAGTAACTGTAAAAGCACCTTGTTAAAGTAATGTTTCATTGTCGGCCTTAAGAAATGTGGTAGAAATTATACTGTGCAGTCACTACTGTGTATTTATGAGGCAGTTGCAAATGACCATGGGCTGATTATTTAGAATATGGTTTTGTTTAAATCTTAATGGAAATTTCAGATTCAATAACCTTTACTGCTAGACTTCAGCTGAATTAAAGCAAAGGCTTAAAGCCTCGTTCCTTACAGAAACGTAGAAGCCATCACAACACATTCTCTCTCCGTTCTAGCCCTGGGACTATTGTTTTCCTTCTGTACTTGCCAATGGTCAGTATGTGTCACCATAACAAAGCAGCGCTGTCTGAGCGGTGATCTAATGCACAGTACGTGGTAATACAGAGGGGTTTGGATGATCACAGCACCCACATATCGGGGAAACTGACATCTGCTTTCATGGATGAAATGAGGCCTGATGGATGAGTACATACAACTATACTTACTGTTAATGAAGATGCTTCAAAACATTTTGTATTTTGTAATTTTTCACTTGGAAATTTGTACACAAAACTTGCATTTTGTATGTGACATAATATAacatgctttttaaaaaaaaatcaaatctcgtTTTGTGACATTTGTGTGTAATCTAGTAAGGACATTGTGAAGTACAAATGTGTTTGCTAAAAAGTGTTGCAATGAAACAGCTAGTATTTGGCATCTGCTCACAGAGCATACTATTAGTTCTTTTAAGCGTATCTATGAATCAGCGGCTAGATCGTATCCCTATGCGTATGGTGTCACAATATAACAGGTATATATTTGACAAGAGATAGAGTAGTCGCCGTCCGAAACCCTCCGTGTTCACCCGCCTCGTGTCAGCTCTCCACCCGTCCGCGATTGGTTGGTTCCCGCACTTTCTGGTTTGGATGCCCGGATGTCAAATCGGAGAACCAGTAGCGCTGTGAACAGCATCCTGCGCAGCAGTGAACTTCCACACTCTCATCCCCGGTTTCATCAGTAAAATATATGCCTGTTATATTGTGACACCATACGTATAAGGATACGATATTGCCACTGATTCTTGGACATGCTTATAAAGAACATATGGTATGTGAGTACACATTCTATAGGCtactgaaagcctgacctgtcctAATTGAGagacataaaaacacaaaattgtGCAATATCTTTTATTCACATGTTTGCGCTCCCCACGATTTGGACTTCGACATTACATaggattgagagagcaatcccAGCAAGGGTTTGAGCAGTTTTTCGCTTTTTGATTTTTCAACACAGAATTATCTGTTTATATTATTGGattgatatattttatatttcactGAACACTTTCTTATAGAAGAATTGcacttatactgtatgtagtataGAGCGCCACCACTCACAGAGCATGCCTGCATGGGCAGCCTTGCAGCTTTGGGAGTGCTGGGTATCTGCGTGGACAGCCTCGCTGCTGTGGGAGTGCCGGGTTTCTGTATGGGCAGCCTCGCAGCTTTGGGAGTGCCGGGTATCTGCGTGGGCAGCCTCGCTTCTGTGGGAGCGCCGGGTTTCTGAATGGTATCTGAATGGGCAGCCTCGCTGCTTCGGGAGTGCTGGGTATCTGAATGGGCAGCCTCGCTGCTTTGGGAGTGTCGGTATCTGTATGAGCAGCCTTCTGCTTTGGGAGTGCCGGGTATCTGCGTGGGCAGCCTCGCTGCTTTGGGAGTGTCGGTATCTGCGTGGGCAGCCTCGCTGCTGTGGGAGCGCCGGGTTTCTGAATGGGTAGCCTCGCTGCTTTGGGAGTGTCGGTATCTGTATGAGCAGCCTTCTGCTTTGGGAGTGCCGGGTATCTGCTTGGGCAGCCTCGCGGCTTTGGGAGTGTCGGTATCTGCATGAGCAGCCTTCTGCTTTGGGTGTGCTGGGTATCTGCTTGGGCAGCCTTGCTTCTGTGGGACTGCCGGGTATCTGCTTGGGCAGCCTCGCGGCTTTGGGAGTGTCGGGTATCTGCGTGGGCAGCCTCGCTGCTGTGGGAGTGCCGGGTATCTGCTTGGGCAGCCTCGCTGCTGTGGGAGTGCCGGGTATCTGCGTGGGCAGCCTCGCTGCTTTGGGAGTGTCGGGTATCTGCGTGGGCAGCCTCGCGGCTTTGGGAGTGTCGGGTATCTGTGTGGGCCGCCTCGCGGCTTTGGGAGTGTCGGGTATCTGTGTGGGCAGCCTCGCGGCTTTGGGAGTGTCGGGTATCTGTGTGGGCAGCCTCGCTGCTTTGGGAGTGTCGGGTATCTGTGTGGGCAGCCTCGCGGCTTTGGGAGTGTCGGGTATCTGTGTGGGCAGCCTCGCTGCTTTGGGAGTGTCGGGTATCTGTGTGGGCCGCCTCGCGGCTTTGGGAGTGTCGGGTATCTGCGTGGGCAGCCTCGCTGCTTTGGGAGTGTCGGGTATCTGTGTGGGCAGCCTCGCTGCTTTGGGAGTGTCGGGTATCTGTGTGGGCAGCCTTCTGCTTTGGGTGTGCTGGGTATCTGCTTGGGCAGCCTTGCTTCTGTGGGACTGCCGGGTATCTGCTTGGGCAGCCTCGCGGCTTTGGGAGTGTCGGGTATCTGCGTGGGCAGCCTCGCTGCTGTGGGAGTGCCGGGTATCTGCTTGGGCAGCCTCGCTGCTGTGGGAGTGCCGGGTATCTGTGTGGGCAGCCTCGCTGCTTTGGGAGTGTCGGTATCTGCGTGGGCAGCCTCGCTGCTTTGGGAGTGTCGGGTATCTGCGTGGGCAGCCTCGCGGCTTTGGGAGTGTCGGGTATCTGTGTGGGCCGCCTCGCGGCTTTGGGAGTGTCGGGTATCTGTGTGGGCAGCCTCGCGGCTTTGGGAGTGTCGGGTATCTGTGTGGGCAGCCTCGCTGCTTTGGGAGTGTCGGGTATCTGCTTGGGCAGCCTCGCGGCTTTGGGAGTGTCGGGTATCTGTGTGGGCAGCCTCGCTGCTTTGGGAGTGTCGGGTATCTGTGTGGGCAGCCTCGCGGCTTTGGGAGTGTCGGGTATCTGTGTGGGCAGCCTCGCTGCTTTGGGAGTGTCGGGTATCTGTGTGGGCAGCCTCGCGGCTTTGGGAGTGTCGGGTATCTGTGTGGGCAGCCTCGCTGCTTTGGGAGTGTCGGGTATCTGCGTGGGCAGCCTCGCTGCTTTGGGAGTGTCGGGTATCTGTGTGGGCAGCCTCGCGGCTTTGGGAGTGTCGGGTATCTGCGTGGGCAGCCTCGCGGCTTTGGGAGTGCCGGGTATCTGCGTGGGCAGCCTCGCGGCTTTGGGAGTGTCGGGTATCTGCTTGGGCAGCCTCGCAGCTTTGGGTGTGCCGGGTATCCGCGTGCGCAGCCTCGCTGCTTTGGGAGTGTCGGGTATCTGCTTGGGCAGCCTCGCTGCTGTGGGAGTGCCGGGTATCTGCTTGGGCAGCCTCGCTGCTTTGGGAGTGTCGGTATCTGCGTGGGCAGCCTCGCTGCTTTGGGAGTGCCGGGTATCTGTGTGGGCAGCCTCGCGGCTTTGGGATTGTCGGGTATCTGCGTGGGCAGTCTCGCGGCTTTGGGAGTGTCGGTATCTGCGTGGGCAGCCTCGCGGCTTTGGGAGTGTCGGTATCTGCGTGGCAGCCTCGCGGCTTTGGGATTGTCGGGTATCTGCGTGGGCAGCCTCGCGGCTTTGGGAGTGTCGGTATCTGCGTGGGCAGCCTCGCGGCTTTGGGAGTGTCGGGTATCTGCTTGGGCAGCCTCGCGGCTGTGGGAGTGTCGGGTATCTGTGTGGGCAGCCTCGCTGCTTTGGGAGTGTCGGGTATCTGCTTGGGCAGCCTCGCTGCTTTGGGTGTGCCGGGTATCCGCGTGCGCAGCCTCGCTGCTTTGGGAGTGCCGGGTATCTGTGTGGGCAGCCTCGCGGCTTTGGGAGTGTCGGTATCTGCGTGGCAGCCTCGCGGCTTTGGGATTGTCGGGTATCTGCGTGGGCAGCCTCGCGGCTTTGGGAGTGTCGGTATCTGCGTGGCAGCCTCGCGGCTTTGGGAGTGTCGGGTATCTGCTTGGGCAGCCTCGCGGCTTTGGGAGTGTCGGTATCTGCGTGGGCAGCCTCGCGGCTTTGGGAGTGTCGGGTATCTGCGTGGGCAGCCTCGCGGCTTTGGGAGTGTCGGTATCTGCGTGGCAGCCTCGCGGCTTTGGGAGTGTCGGGTATCTGCTTGGGCAGCCTCGCGGCTTTGGGAGTGTCGGTATCTGCGTGGGCAGCCTCGCGGCTTTGGGAGTGTCGGTATCTGCGTGGGCAGCCTCGCGGCTTTGGGAGTGTCGGGTATCTGCTTGGGCAGCCTCGCGGCTGTGGGAGTGTCGGGTATCTGTGTGGGCAGCCTCGCTGCTTTGGGAGTGTCGGGTATCTGCTTGGGCAGCCTCGCTGCTTTGGGAGTGTCGGGTATCTGTGTGGGCAGCCTCGCTGCTGTGGGAGTGCCGGGTATCTGCGTGGGCAGCCTCGCGGCTTTGGGAGTGTCGGGTATCTGCTTGGGCAGCCTCGCTGCTGTGGGAGTGTCGGGTATCTGCTTGGGCAGCCTCGCTGCTTTGGGAGTGTCGGGTATCTGTGTGGGCAGCCTCGCTGCTGTGGGAGTGCCGGGTATCTGCTTGGGCAGCCTCGCGGCTTTGGGAGTGTCGGGTATCTGCGTGGGCAGCCTCGCGGCTTTGGGAGTGTCGGGTATCTGTGTGGGCAGCCTCGCTGCTGTGGGAGTGCCGGGTATCTGCTTGGGCAGCCTCGCGGCTTTGGGAGTGTCGGGTATCTGTGTGGGCAGCCTCGCTGCTTTGGGAGTGTCGGGTATCTGCGTGGGCAGCCTCGCTGCTTTGGGAGTGCCGGGTATCTGCTTGGGCAGCCTCGCTGCTGTGGGAGTGCCGGGTATCTGCTTGGGCAGCCTCGCAGCTTTGGGTGTGCCGGGTATCCGCGTGCGCAGCCTCGCTGCTTTGGGAGTGTCGGGTATCTGTGTGGGCAGCCTCGCTGCTTTGGGAGTGTCGGGTATCTGTGTGGGCAGCCTCGCTGCTTTGGGAGTGTCGGGTATCTGCGTGGGCAGCCTCGCTGCTGTGGGAGTGTCGGGTATCTGCTTGGGCAGCCTCGCTGCTTTGGGAGTGTCGGGTATCTGTGTGGGCAGCCTCGCTGCTGTGGGAGTGCCGGGTATCTGCTTGGGCAGCCTCGCGGCTTTGGGAGTGTCGGGTATCTGCGTGGGCAGCCTCGCGGCTTTGGGAGTGTCGGGTATCTGTGTGGGCAGCCTCGCTGCTGTGGGAGTGCCGGGTATCTGCTTGGGCAGCCTCGCGGCTTTGGGAGTGTCGGGTATCTGTGTGGGCAGCCTCGCTGCTTTGGGAGTGTCGGGTATCTGCGTGGGCAGCCTCGCTGCTTTGGGAGTGCCGGGTATCTGCTTGGGCAGCCTCGCTGCTGTGGGAGTGCCGGGTATCTGCTTGGGCAGCCTCGCAGCTTTGGGTGTGCCGGGTATCCGCGTGCGCAGCCTCGCTGCTTTGGGAGTGTCGGGTATCTGTGTGGGCAGCCTCGCTGCTTTGGGAGTGTCGGGTATCTGTGTGGGCAGCCTCGCTGCTTTGGGAGTGTCGGGTATCTGCGTGGGCAGCCTCGCTGCTGTGGGAGTGCCGGGTATCTGCTTGGGCAGCCTCGCTGCTTTGGGAGTGTCGGTATCTGCGTGGGCAGCCTCGCTGCTTTGGGAGTGTCGGGTATCTGCTTGGGCAGCCTCGCGGCTTTGGGATTGTCGGGTATCTGCGTGGGCAGCCTCGCGGCTTTGGGAGTGTCGGTATCTGCGTGGGCAGCCTCGCGGCTTTGGGAGTGTCGGGTATCTGTGTGGGCAGCCTCGCGGCTTTGGGAGTGTCGGTATCTGCGTGGGCAGCCTCGCGGCTTTGGGAGTGTCGGTATCTGCGTGGGCAGCCTCGCGGCTTTGGGAGTGTCGGGTATCTGCTTGGGCAGCCTCGCTGCTTTGGGTGTGCCGGGTATCCGCGTGCGCAGCCTCGCTGCTTTGGGAGTGTCGGGTATCTGCGTGGGCAGCCTCGCTGCTGTGGGAGTGTCGGGTATCTGTGTGGGCAGCCTCGCTGCTGTGGGAGTGCCGGGTATCTGCTTGGGCAGCCTCGCTGCTTTGGGAGTGTCGGGTATCTGTGTGGGCAGCCTCGCTGCTTTGGGAGTGTCGGTATCTGCGTGGGCAGCCTCGCTGCTTTGGGAGTGTCGGGTATCTGCTTGGGCAGCCTCGCGGCTTTGGGAGTGTCGGGTATCTGTGTGGGCAGCCTCGCGGCTTTGGGAGTGCCGGGTATCTGCTTGGGCAGCCTCGCTGCTGTGGGAGTGTCGGGTATCTGTGTGGGCAGCCTCGCTGCTTTGGGAGTGTCGGGTATCTGTGTGGGCAGCCTCGCTGCTTTGGGAGTGTCGGGTATCTGTGTGGGCAGCCTCGCTGCTTTGGGAGTGTCTGGTATCTGCTTGGGCAGCCTCGCTGCTTTGGGAGTGTCGGGTATCTGTGTGGGCAGCCTCGCTGCTTTGGGAGTGTCGGGTATCTGTGTGGGCAGCCTCGCGGCTTTGGGAGTGTCGGGTATCTGTGTGGGCAGCCTCGCTGCTTTGGGAGTGTCGGGTATCTGTGTGGGCCGCCTCGCGGCTTTGGGAGTGTCGGGTATCTGCGTGGGCAGCCTCGCTGCTTTGGGAGTGTCGGGTATCTGCGTGGGCAGCCTCGCTGCTTTGGGAGTGCCGgggggattgaagcagggggtcttcaaagctgaaccccattaatttcagctccggggaccccttacttcccgagataGACCTCCaatgggggtgccagtatctctgcaaagtttaaagctctcgTCACACGAGCTAATAGAAGCccaacctgatgacgtcacagcttcctattggcccgcagggcgcgggagctttcaaatgccattacgtgatccctgctagtggctcccggcaccccctatggGGGTAAGTATttccggaagtagggggtccacggAGCTGGAATTAATGTGATTCTGCtctgtagaccccctgcttccattccATGTTAAAAACAAATTGCCAGCTTACATTGTTGATTTAAAAGTAATGTATGGCAGCAAGCAATAAGTGCAATGTTATTCTAATAAATGTACTACGTCTTGCCGCAGGAAATCTGCTCATTATCCCAGGCCCAGTCCTGTAATGCGAGGCATCAGTGGACCTGCATAAGTTAAAGATGGCATCTGCTGAGCAACAAGCACTGATCCTGCCCCAACGTGAGCACAGGAGAGGAATGTAACCCACTCTTTGCCGTTGGGTGTGTATCTTGTAAATAACCGCACACAGGTGTATTGCCAAGACGCTTATTTAATAGTCTTACAGCACAGCACAAAGTATCACTGTTCCCATCTCCACGGTCATACGCAGGAAAACAAACCCTGTATTGTAGGGCAGGATATTCAGCACACTGACCCTTAAAGCAACGTGAATCCCTATTCCAACCCTACTACAGGGTGACCACTAATGGTGAAGCCTTTCTTACCAGCATTGGTGTTGCAATTACATTAAAGCACTCAGTAATTAAACACCATCTCGGTTGTTTCGAGTATGTGAATCGTTGATACCTGAAAGCCTAAGTAC is drawn from Ascaphus truei isolate aAscTru1 chromosome 7, aAscTru1.hap1, whole genome shotgun sequence and contains these coding sequences:
- the RIT1 gene encoding GTP-binding protein Rit1 isoform X4, producing MRGTRTAMTMQFICHRFPEDHDPTIEDAYKIRIRIDDEPANLDILDTAGQAEFTAMRDQYMRAGEGFIICYSITDRRSFHEVREFKQLIYRVRRTDDTPVVLVGNKSDLKRLRQVSKEEGTSLAREFSCPFFETSAAFRYYIDDIFHALVREIRRKEREAALANERKFKPRSSIWKRLKSPFGKKKKDSVT
- the RIT1 gene encoding GTP-binding protein Rit1 isoform X3, producing MDPAIGRLASPAPPVQPREYKLVMLGAGGVGKSAMTMQFICHRFPEDHDPTIEDAYKIRIRIDDEPANLDILDTAGQAEFTAMRDQYMRAGEGFIICYSITDRRSFHEVREFKQLIYRVRRTDDTPVVLVGNKSDLKRLRQVSKEEGTSLAREFSCPFFETSAAFRYYIDDIFHALVREIRRKEREAALANERKFKPRSSIWKRLKSPFGKKKKDSVT